In one window of Myxocyprinus asiaticus isolate MX2 ecotype Aquarium Trade chromosome 43, UBuf_Myxa_2, whole genome shotgun sequence DNA:
- the LOC127433657 gene encoding R3H and coiled-coil domain-containing protein 1-like isoform X1 gives MEDKGNSRPKEPRSKKRRGDRRPDKPIYVPLAMRQKGSENSTDLEQQNLNPSSEDTRSDIVDGPLVTNEKPGEDSNHQSLDDEEFVLLSRSEPSPWPPDWDRTVSAIMSLTLDDQADEDCCDNTDATIEPQSSCETEKLYSEIKANLKHGDIIIKNTCNDYMGYTNIWINQEEFAHVIEIYDFPAMFKTDDLLDAFASCSEGGMKIKWVDNTHALGIFSSQSAATQALFLKHPLLKVCTLSEGSQKAKWKAIRRAEFIQPVKERPRTDTVVARRMVTRALGLRGGSRGKCF, from the exons ATGGAGGACAAAGGCAACAGTCGACCAAAGGAGCCCAGATCCAAGAAGAGACGAGGAGACAGACGGCCAGACAAGCCTATTTATGTTCCACTGGCTATGAGACAGAAGGGGTCTGAAAACTCAACAGATCTGGAGCAGCAGAATCTGAACCCATCATCAGAGGATACCAGATCTGACATCGTGGACGGACCACTTGTAACCAATGAAAAGCCAGGGGAGGATAGTAATCACCAATCATTGGATGATGAGGAGTTTGTGCTGCTTTCAAGGTCTGAACCTTCTCCGTGGCCTCCTGACTGGGACAGGACAGTGTCTGCGATCATGTCTTTGACATTAGATGACCAAGCAGATGAAGATTGTTGTGACAACACGGATGCAACGATCGAGCCACAGAGCAGTTGTGAAACTGAAAAATTGTACTCCGAG ATCAAAGCCAACCTGAAACATGGGGACATCATCATAAAGAACACTTGCAATGATTACATGGGCTACACAAATATCTGGATCAATCAAGAGGAGTTTGCACATGTTATTGAGATCTACGACTTTCCTGCCATGTTTAAAACAGATGACCTCCTCGATGCCTTTGCCAGCTGCAG TGAGGGAGGAATGAAGATCAAGTGGGTGGATAACACTCATGCACTCGGCATATTTTCAAGTCAATCTGCAG CTACACAAGCTCTCTTTCTTAAGCATCCATTACTAAAAGTATGCACTCTCTCAGAAGGAAGCCAGAAAGCAAAGTGGAAAGCAATCAGACGAGCAG AGTTTATTCAGCCGGTGAAAGAGAGGCCACGTACAGACACAGTGGTAGCTCGCAGGATGGTGACCAGAGCACTGGGTTTGAGAGGAGGCTCAAGGGGGAAATGCTTCTGA
- the LOC127433657 gene encoding R3H and coiled-coil domain-containing protein 1-like isoform X2: MEDKGNSRPKEPRSKKRRGDRRPDKPIYVPLAMRQKGSENSTDLEQQNLNPSSEDTRSDIVDGPLVTNEKPGEDSNHQSLDDEEFVLLSRSEPSPWPPDWDRTVSAIMSLTLDDQADEDCCDNTDATIEPQSSCETEKLYSEIKANLKHGDIIIKNTCNDYMGYTNIWINQEEFAHVIEIYDFPAMFKTDDLLDAFASCSEGGMKIKWVDNTHALGIFSSQSAEFIQPVKERPRTDTVVARRMVTRALGLRGGSRGKCF; the protein is encoded by the exons ATGGAGGACAAAGGCAACAGTCGACCAAAGGAGCCCAGATCCAAGAAGAGACGAGGAGACAGACGGCCAGACAAGCCTATTTATGTTCCACTGGCTATGAGACAGAAGGGGTCTGAAAACTCAACAGATCTGGAGCAGCAGAATCTGAACCCATCATCAGAGGATACCAGATCTGACATCGTGGACGGACCACTTGTAACCAATGAAAAGCCAGGGGAGGATAGTAATCACCAATCATTGGATGATGAGGAGTTTGTGCTGCTTTCAAGGTCTGAACCTTCTCCGTGGCCTCCTGACTGGGACAGGACAGTGTCTGCGATCATGTCTTTGACATTAGATGACCAAGCAGATGAAGATTGTTGTGACAACACGGATGCAACGATCGAGCCACAGAGCAGTTGTGAAACTGAAAAATTGTACTCCGAG ATCAAAGCCAACCTGAAACATGGGGACATCATCATAAAGAACACTTGCAATGATTACATGGGCTACACAAATATCTGGATCAATCAAGAGGAGTTTGCACATGTTATTGAGATCTACGACTTTCCTGCCATGTTTAAAACAGATGACCTCCTCGATGCCTTTGCCAGCTGCAG TGAGGGAGGAATGAAGATCAAGTGGGTGGATAACACTCATGCACTCGGCATATTTTCAAGTCAATCTGCAG AGTTTATTCAGCCGGTGAAAGAGAGGCCACGTACAGACACAGTGGTAGCTCGCAGGATGGTGACCAGAGCACTGGGTTTGAGAGGAGGCTCAAGGGGGAAATGCTTCTGA